One window of Candidatus Marinarcus aquaticus genomic DNA carries:
- a CDS encoding peptidylprolyl isomerase, protein MRVVLLIVTFCAALFASNPVAVMKTNQGEIEIELRPDLAPKAVENFITHSKNGYYNGLIFHRVIKNFMIQGGDPTGTGRGGESIWNKPFKDEFAPNAVFDKAGILAMANAGPNTNGSQFFITTVPTYWLNGRHTIFGYVKKGMDVVQKIEYTPTNGQSAGNKPLSEQKVISITIKESSNS, encoded by the coding sequence ATGAGAGTTGTATTACTAATTGTTACATTCTGTGCAGCGCTGTTTGCTTCCAATCCAGTTGCTGTGATGAAAACAAATCAAGGGGAGATTGAGATTGAACTTCGACCCGATTTAGCACCAAAAGCTGTAGAAAACTTTATCACGCATTCAAAAAATGGATACTACAATGGCTTGATTTTTCACCGAGTGATTAAAAACTTTATGATTCAAGGGGGAGACCCAACAGGAACAGGACGAGGTGGAGAGTCTATTTGGAACAAACCATTCAAAGATGAATTTGCTCCCAATGCTGTTTTTGATAAAGCAGGTATTTTAGCCATGGCAAATGCTGGTCCAAATACCAATGGAAGCCAATTTTTTATCACAACCGTACCAACATATTGGCTTAATGGTCGACATACAATTTTTGGTTATGTAAAAAAAGGGATGGATGTGGTACAAAAAATTGAGTACACCCCCACCAATGGTCAGTCTGCAGGAAACAAACCACTTAGTGAGCAAAAAGTCATCTCAATTACTATCAAAGAGAGCTCAAACAGTTAA
- a CDS encoding hybrid sensor histidine kinase/response regulator, translating to MASVDKKLLKRLKVLYVEDDDKIRTELSSLLENFFGKVYTAVDGQDGYDCYMKNQEDIDVILSDINMPKLTGIQMVAKVRQSDMKVPVIFATAYSDNEYLADAIKLKVYDYIIKPIDIRNLLTVMNDLANILYQEFLIEQQNKELEKYKDVIDQNNIVIKTDTKGIITYVNTHFCEITGYEKEELLGEHFAFLKHKDTAQSLIDEMFEAVLKNEAWQGKIKNKTKFDDVYVVDAYTIAILTDAGEVTGSISIQRDITAEVNQKREMQKALIKDKSEIYLKGKESTGELNAIINELNKRIHDLQKMIQTSHKDKERILFNIDKLTVENKKLKKELTLAVSKIPDEDESAQTLKMNKSNQDMKIELKKLHEENEQLKSDMTKEVNQVRVSLETRIKELEKLNKEYLIQIEETEDLRTLNEKIEYWKGKAKEGHRRIEQLERELIQTGDKGLMSRLFK from the coding sequence ATGGCATCTGTGGATAAAAAACTTCTAAAACGTCTGAAAGTCTTATACGTTGAAGATGATGATAAAATCAGAACAGAACTCTCTTCTTTGCTTGAAAATTTTTTTGGCAAAGTCTACACGGCAGTTGATGGACAAGATGGTTATGACTGCTATATGAAAAATCAAGAGGATATTGATGTTATTTTAAGTGATATCAATATGCCCAAACTCACTGGTATTCAAATGGTCGCAAAAGTACGCCAAAGCGATATGAAAGTACCTGTTATCTTCGCAACAGCCTATTCTGACAACGAATATCTGGCTGACGCGATTAAACTCAAAGTTTATGACTACATCATTAAACCCATTGACATTCGTAATCTTTTAACCGTCATGAATGACTTGGCCAATATTTTGTATCAAGAGTTTTTGATTGAACAACAAAACAAAGAGCTTGAAAAGTATAAAGATGTCATTGATCAAAACAATATTGTAATCAAAACCGATACCAAAGGTATCATTACGTACGTCAATACACACTTTTGTGAGATTACAGGGTATGAAAAAGAGGAACTCCTTGGTGAACACTTTGCTTTTTTAAAACATAAAGACACAGCACAATCGTTGATTGATGAAATGTTTGAAGCTGTACTTAAAAATGAAGCATGGCAAGGGAAAATTAAAAACAAAACCAAATTTGATGATGTCTATGTGGTGGATGCATACACTATTGCCATACTCACTGATGCTGGAGAAGTAACTGGAAGCATCTCAATTCAAAGAGATATCACTGCAGAGGTGAATCAAAAAAGAGAGATGCAAAAAGCATTGATCAAAGATAAAAGTGAGATTTACTTAAAAGGAAAAGAGAGTACGGGTGAACTCAATGCAATCATCAATGAGTTAAATAAACGTATCCATGATTTGCAAAAGATGATTCAAACTTCACACAAAGATAAAGAGCGTATTTTATTTAACATTGACAAACTCACGGTTGAAAACAAAAAACTCAAAAAAGAGTTGACTTTGGCAGTGAGTAAAATCCCTGATGAAGATGAATCGGCACAAACTTTGAAGATGAACAAAAGCAACCAAGACATGAAAATTGAGCTTAAGAAGTTGCATGAAGAGAATGAACAACTCAAAAGCGATATGACCAAAGAGGTCAATCAAGTGCGTGTGAGTCTTGAAACACGTATTAAAGAGCTGGAAAAACTCAATAAAGAGTATCTGATACAAATTGAAGAGACTGAAGATTTACGAACTCTCAATGAAAAGATAGAGTACTGGAAAGGCAAAGCCAAAGAGGGGCATCGAAGAATTGAGCAATTAGAGCGTGAATTGATTCAAACAGGTGATAAGGGTTTGATGAGTCGATTGTTTAAATAA
- a CDS encoding response regulator → MQEKIEKLRELKLLFVEDEEDLINIIEDTLKKLNANFVTARNGKEALNLLDEQPDIDAVITDINMPIMNGLEMIDLINQKGLNLPIIVMSAHTETEFIKKAEELGVKNYLLKPFDFIKFIDLIVGMGIK, encoded by the coding sequence ATGCAAGAAAAAATTGAAAAGCTCAGAGAGCTGAAACTTCTGTTTGTTGAAGATGAAGAGGATCTGATCAATATCATTGAAGATACTTTGAAAAAACTCAATGCCAATTTTGTAACCGCACGTAATGGAAAAGAAGCCTTGAACCTTTTAGATGAGCAACCAGATATTGATGCCGTTATTACGGATATCAATATGCCCATTATGAATGGTTTAGAGATGATTGACCTTATCAATCAAAAAGGGTTGAACTTGCCTATCATTGTGATGTCTGCACATACTGAAACAGAGTTTATTAAAAAAGCAGAAGAGTTGGGTGTAAAAAATTATCTCTTAAAACCATTTGACTTTATTAAGTTTATTGATTTAATTGTAGGAATGGGTATAAAATAG
- a CDS encoding chemotaxis protein CheW, translating to MEQQAEDKKIDYANTAEYMTFELGRMKYAIELPKIREILTYPKIITTLPNTRKWVKGLINLRGEVVPVLDIRIKFKTGEIVYNDNTAVIAVITEDKRMIGIVVDKVDDVQRLNINDLAPVSDLGSAIPSKYLKGFVRLEDSKMLVIMDIESVVHKDELQD from the coding sequence ATGGAACAACAAGCAGAAGATAAAAAAATAGATTATGCCAACACAGCAGAGTACATGACTTTTGAATTAGGAAGAATGAAATATGCAATTGAACTTCCTAAAATTCGAGAGATTTTAACATACCCAAAGATTATTACAACTCTTCCAAACACTCGAAAATGGGTTAAAGGTTTAATCAATTTACGTGGTGAAGTTGTGCCTGTATTGGATATTCGAATTAAGTTTAAAACAGGTGAAATTGTTTACAACGATAACACAGCAGTTATTGCTGTTATTACAGAAGATAAACGAATGATTGGTATTGTTGTTGATAAAGTGGATGACGTTCAACGACTCAACATCAATGACCTTGCACCTGTATCGGACTTAGGTTCTGCAATTCCATCAAAATATTTAAAAGGATTTGTTCGATTAGAAGACAGTAAAATGCTTGTAATCATGGACATCGAAAGCGTTGTTCACAAAGATGAACTTCAAGATTAG
- the xseA gene encoding exodeoxyribonuclease VII large subunit, producing the protein MNGPITVSELNGQIKSLLETTFSYVYVEGEISNLTYHNSGHIYFSIKDDKSTISCVMFKGNAQYLKFRLEVGQKINISGSITVYAPRGNYQLLCQKIEPSGIGELALAYEQLKKRLQAQGYFNPEIKKSLPKYPKTIAIVTSSTGAAIQDMKKVALHRWPLTKFILIPALVQGQGAKEDIVKAIKKADSLKADILIVGRGGGSIEDLWAFNEECVAQAIYEASTPVISAVGHEVDFVISDFVADVRAATPSNAIEIALPDMNEMLQYLDELHNDYNRSFTYVLNNKIQALNHLIQSFKQNSFANKFKFIEENIKSVKEKFNQAFSQQLQNRFNDVEFLKNSFELNHPDKRIKKGYVQVTKENKIIALEDVKIDDVIDLQSTHKIVRSKVLDINSIK; encoded by the coding sequence ATGAATGGCCCAATCACTGTCTCAGAACTTAACGGACAAATCAAATCTCTTTTAGAAACCACCTTTTCTTATGTCTATGTTGAAGGGGAAATCTCTAATTTAACCTATCACAACTCCGGACACATTTATTTCTCAATCAAAGATGACAAATCAACCATCTCTTGTGTGATGTTTAAAGGCAATGCGCAATATCTTAAATTCAGACTTGAAGTAGGGCAAAAGATAAATATCTCGGGTTCAATTACTGTGTATGCCCCACGAGGAAACTATCAACTGTTGTGCCAAAAAATTGAACCTTCTGGCATTGGAGAGTTGGCTTTAGCGTATGAACAACTTAAAAAGAGACTGCAAGCACAAGGGTATTTTAATCCTGAGATTAAAAAAAGTTTGCCCAAATATCCTAAAACCATTGCCATTGTAACTTCAAGTACAGGTGCCGCCATACAAGATATGAAAAAGGTGGCATTGCATCGTTGGCCATTGACAAAATTTATTTTAATACCTGCTTTGGTTCAAGGGCAAGGAGCCAAAGAGGATATAGTAAAAGCCATAAAAAAAGCAGACAGCTTAAAAGCAGATATTCTTATTGTAGGGCGTGGTGGAGGAAGCATTGAAGATTTGTGGGCATTCAATGAAGAATGTGTGGCTCAAGCCATTTATGAAGCTTCAACCCCAGTGATTTCTGCAGTGGGGCATGAGGTTGATTTTGTGATTTCTGATTTTGTAGCAGACGTACGTGCTGCCACACCATCCAATGCCATCGAGATTGCATTGCCAGATATGAATGAGATGCTTCAATATCTCGATGAGTTGCACAATGATTACAATCGAAGTTTTACCTATGTACTCAATAATAAAATTCAAGCTCTTAATCACTTGATACAATCATTCAAGCAAAACTCCTTTGCCAATAAGTTTAAGTTCATTGAAGAGAATATTAAAAGTGTCAAAGAGAAGTTTAACCAAGCATTTTCTCAACAACTTCAAAACAGATTCAATGATGTGGAGTTTTTAAAAAATTCCTTTGAGCTCAATCATCCGGATAAACGAATTAAAAAAGGGTATGTACAAGTGACCAAAGAGAATAAAATTATTGCTTTGGAAGATGTAAAGATAGATGATGTGATTGATTTACAAAGCACACACAAGATTGTACGAAGCAAAGTGTTGGATATAAACTCAATCAAATAG
- the ubiE gene encoding bifunctional demethylmenaquinone methyltransferase/2-methoxy-6-polyprenyl-1,4-benzoquinol methylase UbiE: MDKQEKIVSMFDQIAGKYDIANRVLSMGIDKSWRNKACNLAYSFYDKKVIDKVIDVACGTGDMIDYWQKTAAQANVELNNIVGVDPSVGMMEVAKQKLPEVEFIESGAASMPFEDGMADIISISYGIRNVVERQKAFDEFARVLKKDGLLVILEFTKNPKETPLDYIKDFYMNKVLPTLGGIISKNKEAYTYLPNSIDEFLTTENLSKELQNAGLEPIFVKGFSMNISTLFIARKI; the protein is encoded by the coding sequence ATGGATAAACAAGAAAAAATTGTATCAATGTTTGATCAAATTGCAGGTAAATACGATATTGCCAATCGTGTCTTAAGTATGGGGATTGATAAATCTTGGAGAAATAAAGCGTGCAATTTGGCTTACTCATTTTATGATAAAAAAGTGATTGATAAAGTCATTGATGTGGCGTGTGGTACAGGGGATATGATCGATTATTGGCAAAAAACAGCAGCACAAGCCAATGTTGAGCTTAATAACATTGTAGGCGTTGACCCAAGTGTTGGAATGATGGAAGTGGCTAAACAAAAACTGCCAGAAGTGGAGTTTATTGAATCAGGGGCTGCATCGATGCCTTTTGAAGATGGTATGGCTGATATTATCTCGATTTCTTATGGTATTCGAAACGTGGTTGAACGACAAAAAGCATTTGATGAATTTGCACGTGTGCTTAAAAAAGATGGACTGCTTGTAATTTTAGAGTTTACTAAAAATCCAAAAGAGACACCGCTTGATTATATTAAAGATTTCTATATGAATAAAGTGTTACCAACCTTAGGTGGAATTATCTCTAAAAATAAAGAGGCCTATACGTATTTACCTAACTCTATTGATGAGTTTTTAACAACAGAAAACCTTTCTAAAGAGTTACAAAATGCTGGATTAGAACCTATTTTTGTAAAAGGGTTTTCTATGAATATATCAACACTGTTTATTGCACGAAAGATTTAA
- a CDS encoding division plane positioning ATPase MipZ, whose translation MIIIPQTKGGVGKSTVAMQIIAPFLYKMHGKKVTYIEIDDENNDSKSFTRTDIVNKRMLGTNKLTELDELILMDDNHEIIVDVGGNKTSTLVLDEIKKIGTYGNVKWIIPLGDGELDGKNAIATMKKIRKIEQHPEKNMFFALNRAISMEADYIEEQFINFFGHKYLNSDSVICDFVENPKFFPVKNDKVITISRYLGSTVWEMAFNNTDFAEKAMQAKELGDLASARKYLFFRRMQIESKDYTIDVLYKIFSQLEKWIEIKK comes from the coding sequence ATGATAATCATTCCACAAACCAAAGGTGGTGTCGGTAAATCAACAGTTGCCATGCAAATCATTGCACCTTTTTTATACAAAATGCATGGGAAGAAAGTAACCTATATAGAAATTGATGATGAAAATAATGATTCCAAATCATTTACACGAACGGATATTGTCAATAAACGTATGTTAGGTACCAATAAATTAACAGAACTGGATGAACTGATTTTAATGGACGATAACCATGAAATAATTGTTGATGTAGGTGGAAATAAAACCTCTACACTTGTTCTTGATGAGATTAAAAAGATTGGTACTTATGGAAACGTGAAGTGGATTATTCCATTAGGGGATGGGGAGCTTGATGGTAAAAATGCCATTGCTACCATGAAAAAAATCAGAAAGATTGAACAACACCCCGAAAAAAACATGTTCTTTGCACTTAATCGAGCGATCAGTATGGAAGCAGACTACATTGAAGAACAGTTTATTAACTTCTTTGGACACAAATATCTTAACAGTGATTCAGTGATTTGTGATTTTGTAGAGAATCCCAAATTCTTCCCTGTAAAAAATGATAAAGTCATTACCATCAGTCGGTACTTAGGAAGTACCGTTTGGGAGATGGCATTTAACAACACAGACTTTGCAGAAAAAGCGATGCAAGCCAAAGAGTTAGGCGATTTAGCCAGTGCAAGAAAATACCTCTTTTTCAGACGAATGCAAATTGAATCAAAAGATTATACGATTGATGTGTTGTATAAGATTTTTTCACAACTAGAGAAGTGGATTGAAATTAAAAAATGA
- a CDS encoding 3-methyladenine DNA glycosylase, whose protein sequence is MNNSFELLIFLKQKELLKDAPKYWWPSHGGFETLIGAILTQNTKWTNVEKSIANLMQLNLLHLEAMAQSDIGVLTYAITPSGFKNQKSKRLKQLCNNILETFETFEQFQEEVSREWLLSQKGIGLETADAILCYCCCREEMVVDKYTQRLVETFGYTFESYEELKAWCEYGINENFDKIVQLYGYNITLNELYCRFHGKIVEFMKINPRV, encoded by the coding sequence TTGAATAACAGTTTTGAACTGCTGATTTTTTTAAAGCAAAAAGAGTTGTTAAAAGATGCACCAAAATATTGGTGGCCGAGTCATGGTGGTTTTGAAACACTCATAGGCGCCATTCTTACCCAAAACACTAAATGGACGAATGTAGAAAAGTCCATTGCCAATTTAATGCAACTCAACCTTTTACACTTAGAAGCAATGGCTCAAAGTGATATTGGTGTATTAACGTATGCCATTACTCCAAGTGGCTTTAAAAATCAAAAATCCAAACGACTTAAACAGCTGTGTAATAATATTCTTGAAACCTTTGAAACCTTTGAGCAATTTCAAGAGGAAGTGAGTCGTGAATGGTTGCTCTCTCAAAAAGGTATTGGTTTAGAAACAGCAGATGCAATACTGTGTTATTGCTGTTGTCGTGAAGAGATGGTGGTTGATAAATATACACAACGACTGGTTGAAACTTTTGGCTACACCTTTGAAAGCTATGAGGAACTCAAAGCGTGGTGTGAATATGGAATTAATGAAAATTTCGATAAAATAGTTCAACTTTATGGCTATAACATTACTTTGAATGAACTGTATTGCAGATTTCACGGTAAAATTGTAGAGTTTATGAAAATAAATCCAAGGGTTTAA
- a CDS encoding TIGR00282 family metallophosphoesterase, which yields MRIAFIGDIVGRPGRKIIKDKLKTFINKYEIDYVIANGENASHGFGLTIKNCDELIKSGIDLFTGGNHSFDKRTEVEALFKTKPVLRPDNYPEGIPGKGVEIVEIKGEKLAIVNLMGMYSMPHVENPFNWATKLIDSLHEEGIKNIFIDFHAEATSEKRVMHMMFEGKISAILGTHTHVGTDDLQILNGTAYVTDVGLTGCRDNVIGMDKQMPIYRATTGLNGHFKVPSTCKAILQFVVMDIENGQCHDAFKLKAYCDISEELIIKALFE from the coding sequence ATGCGAATAGCTTTTATTGGAGATATTGTCGGTCGACCGGGTCGAAAAATCATCAAAGACAAATTAAAAACTTTTATAAATAAATATGAGATTGATTATGTGATTGCCAATGGTGAAAATGCAAGTCATGGCTTTGGTTTAACAATCAAAAACTGTGATGAGTTGATAAAATCAGGCATTGATCTTTTTACCGGAGGCAATCACTCCTTTGATAAACGTACTGAAGTAGAAGCTTTGTTTAAAACAAAACCGGTACTTCGCCCAGATAACTACCCAGAAGGTATTCCTGGAAAAGGGGTGGAAATTGTTGAAATCAAAGGTGAGAAGTTGGCCATCGTTAATCTTATGGGGATGTACTCCATGCCTCATGTAGAGAACCCTTTTAATTGGGCAACCAAGCTCATTGACTCTTTGCATGAAGAGGGCATTAAAAATATTTTTATTGACTTTCATGCAGAAGCAACCAGTGAAAAACGTGTCATGCACATGATGTTTGAAGGAAAAATCAGTGCTATTTTAGGTACACACACGCATGTAGGTACGGATGATTTACAAATTTTAAATGGGACAGCGTATGTAACAGATGTGGGGTTAACTGGTTGCAGAGACAATGTCATTGGTATGGATAAACAAATGCCCATTTATAGAGCCACTACAGGGTTAAATGGTCATTTTAAAGTACCAAGTACTTGTAAAGCGATTTTACAATTTGTGGTCATGGATATTGAAAATGGTCAATGTCATGATGCTTTTAAACTCAAAGCGTATTGCGACATAAGCGAAGAGCTGATCATAAAGGCTTTATTTGAATAA
- a CDS encoding PAS domain-containing sensor histidine kinase yields MRVSFYIKIFTAFIIFSLILIGFFGFVFKNFFEMDIQKREVERINKELEYKHDILVETILDINELVITLSHTNPKNYPELFNYSMQSNENIVQMKFLNSQGVELLRYNRMDKKILKVPDSQLQNMIIQGCCKEIRALQVGELWHSSVDILKQNSEVVRPITFVLRFVIKTDKGFVVLILDINELFEKVQQIANTNSYILDQDGNFILHSNPKYNWSKYFSPTKTIFKLFPRETKNILDSDYFVSEHFVSKRVYITYKDYVVLLSTFNKSEIINYFREFEEYFITIFVLGIVVAIILSLLFAEPLAKLNRKTEEVNKDLDMSIKKSHEALNESQNIIDKYVMSIRMDKEGVITDVSNAFCDVSGFSKGELIGHHHKVLVHSDMSNEEYDAIWKPLKKGQSNTLELKALKKDGGYFWTESYMDPIFDSEGEIIGYTVIRNNITDKKVIENLYSDINYQVQQYNAIFENAHSGIGLIDLLGNFKKVNFMFSKLLGYTSSELLNMSCFDIVVPISINFFRKLFVEAQEIGAIANIEKVFLHKDGSEIHLQMSLNLLPDKKHFVLVVNSLQDKRKLQELNQTLELKIQEEVEKSRQKDKIHQEEQIRNIKLTSIGTLAAGITHEINTPLTYIKGNFEMMGYDIEDLPDSEIKTRMLEDSERIKDGLNRIANIVESMREISQSSNESKENVNIYSTIITALTMTYNRSKQISRIYLNDKLFEIDSINKNEFEFMCKVQKQRVEQVWIVIVNNALDELTNVEDYEQRALKIYIEEQKDDVVVRFEDNAGGIKEEMIEKLFDPFVSSKEHSGMGVGLNISKKIIEQQNGEITAYNKNSGAVFEVRLQKCE; encoded by the coding sequence ATGAGAGTTTCATTTTATATTAAAATATTCACTGCTTTTATCATTTTCTCTTTGATATTGATTGGTTTTTTTGGTTTTGTGTTTAAAAACTTCTTTGAAATGGACATTCAAAAACGAGAAGTGGAGCGTATCAATAAAGAGCTGGAATACAAACACGATATATTAGTAGAAACCATTTTAGATATCAATGAGTTGGTCATCACTCTCTCTCATACAAACCCCAAAAATTATCCAGAACTTTTTAATTACAGTATGCAAAGCAATGAAAATATTGTACAAATGAAGTTTTTAAATTCCCAAGGGGTTGAGTTGCTTCGATACAATCGAATGGATAAAAAGATTCTAAAAGTACCTGATTCTCAGTTACAAAATATGATCATACAAGGGTGCTGTAAAGAGATACGAGCGCTTCAAGTAGGGGAATTATGGCACTCATCTGTGGATATTTTAAAACAGAACAGTGAGGTGGTGCGACCCATTACGTTTGTGCTTCGTTTTGTCATTAAAACAGACAAAGGGTTTGTTGTACTGATTTTAGATATCAATGAACTTTTTGAAAAAGTGCAACAAATAGCAAACACCAACTCTTATATTTTAGACCAAGATGGCAATTTTATACTGCACAGTAATCCAAAATATAATTGGTCCAAATACTTTTCACCGACAAAAACCATCTTTAAACTCTTCCCTAGAGAAACAAAGAATATTTTAGACAGTGATTATTTTGTCTCAGAACATTTTGTCTCTAAACGTGTTTACATCACTTATAAAGATTATGTGGTATTACTCTCAACATTTAACAAATCAGAGATTATCAACTATTTTAGAGAGTTTGAAGAGTATTTTATCACTATTTTTGTATTGGGTATTGTTGTTGCCATTATCCTTTCACTGCTTTTTGCAGAACCACTTGCAAAGCTTAATCGAAAAACCGAAGAGGTCAATAAAGATTTGGACATGAGCATTAAAAAGAGTCATGAGGCTTTAAATGAGAGTCAAAATATTATTGATAAATATGTAATGTCCATACGAATGGATAAAGAGGGAGTAATTACAGATGTCAGCAATGCTTTTTGTGATGTTTCAGGTTTTTCAAAAGGGGAACTCATTGGACATCACCATAAAGTTTTGGTCCATTCAGATATGAGTAATGAAGAGTATGACGCCATCTGGAAACCCCTTAAAAAAGGACAATCCAATACTTTAGAGCTTAAAGCACTTAAAAAAGATGGGGGATACTTCTGGACTGAGTCGTATATGGATCCTATTTTCGACTCTGAAGGTGAAATCATCGGTTATACGGTAATACGAAACAACATCACTGATAAAAAAGTGATTGAAAATCTTTACAGTGATATCAACTACCAAGTACAACAATACAATGCTATTTTTGAAAATGCACACAGTGGTATTGGTTTGATTGATTTATTGGGGAACTTTAAAAAAGTGAACTTTATGTTCTCTAAGCTGTTGGGGTACACCAGCAGTGAACTTCTGAACATGAGTTGTTTTGATATTGTAGTACCAATCTCCATTAACTTTTTTAGAAAACTTTTTGTAGAAGCTCAGGAAATAGGTGCCATTGCCAATATTGAAAAGGTTTTTTTACATAAAGATGGTTCAGAGATTCATCTTCAAATGTCGTTGAATCTGTTGCCCGATAAAAAGCATTTTGTTTTGGTGGTCAACTCTTTACAAGATAAACGAAAACTTCAAGAACTCAATCAAACTCTTGAACTTAAAATCCAAGAAGAGGTTGAAAAGAGTCGCCAAAAAGATAAGATACATCAAGAAGAGCAAATTCGTAATATTAAACTCACCTCAATTGGAACACTCGCTGCAGGAATTACGCATGAGATCAATACCCCTTTAACATACATAAAAGGAAACTTTGAGATGATGGGGTATGATATTGAAGATTTACCAGACAGTGAGATAAAAACACGTATGCTTGAAGACAGTGAGCGCATTAAAGATGGGTTAAATCGTATTGCTAATATTGTGGAATCCATGAGAGAAATCTCTCAAAGCTCCAATGAGAGTAAAGAGAATGTAAATATATATTCGACTATAATTACCGCTTTAACCATGACATACAATCGTTCAAAACAGATATCACGTATCTATCTCAATGACAAACTTTTTGAGATTGACAGCATCAATAAAAATGAGTTTGAGTTTATGTGTAAAGTGCAAAAACAGCGTGTAGAACAAGTGTGGATAGTCATTGTCAATAATGCATTGGATGAATTGACCAATGTAGAAGATTATGAACAACGGGCACTTAAAATCTATATTGAAGAACAAAAAGATGATGTGGTGGTACGTTTTGAAGACAATGCAGGTGGTATAAAAGAGGAGATGATAGAAAAACTCTTTGACCCTTTTGTTTCGTCAAAAGAGCACAGTGGTATGGGTGTGGGATTAAATATATCTAAAAAAATCATAGAACAACAAAATGGAGAAATCACGGCGTATAATAAAAATAGTGGTGCCGTGTTTGAAGTGAGATTACAAAAATGCGAATAG